The sequence below is a genomic window from Terriglobia bacterium.
GAGGGAAAGATGGCAAAGAAATGATCCGCAGGAATTCCAGCGACGTCGGGTCAGCAGACCACGTCGAGCAAAGCGAGTGAGCCCTTCCTAAAGAAGGTACAATAGGCCTTGTCGCATGAGACTCGAATTCTTCAAGCTCCAGTTTGACGAATCGAGAGGCACTTTTGATGACACCGATCTGCGTGCTAAGGTAGACTCCGCAGGTCGAGGGAACCAGCCAGCAGAGGGAGAGCTCAACTCATGGACATTCTCCGTGCCATTGGAAACACATCGATAGTTCGACTTCGCAAGGTCGTTCCACCCAATTGTGCGGACATCTTCGTGAAGCTCGAGTGGGAGAACCCCACAGGCAGCGTCAAGGACCGGATGGCGCAGGCCGTGATTTCGCGGGCGGAGGAGGACGGTCGACTCAAGCCCGGAGACACCGTCGTCGAGTACACGGGTGGCAGCACGGGGGCATCGCTCGCATTGGTCTGCGCCGCCAAAGGCTACCGTCTCCAGATTGTCAGCTCCGATGCGTTCAGCCAGGAGAAGCTGGATCACATGGCGGCACTGGGTGCGGAGCTGACGCTCGTCCGTAGCGAGGGAGGCCTCACCACCAAGAAACTGATCCTGGACATGATCGAGGTCGCTCGCGGCTTGAGCCAAAAGCCTCACACTTACTGGACCGACCAGCTCAACAATCATGACAGCATCGCGGGTTACTACTCGCTGGGCGAGGAGATCTGGAGTCAAACGAAGGGGGAGATCGACGCGTTCGTTCACTGCGTGGGTACGGCGGCTACTTCGCGTGGGGTCGCCACGGTACTGAAGCGATACAAACCGGGTATCAAGATCTTCGTCGTCGAACCCGCAGAATCCTCGGTGTTGCTGGGAGGTCAGGCGGGGTC
It includes:
- a CDS encoding cysteine synthase family protein; translated protein: MDILRAIGNTSIVRLRKVVPPNCADIFVKLEWENPTGSVKDRMAQAVISRAEEDGRLKPGDTVVEYTGGSTGASLALVCAAKGYRLQIVSSDAFSQEKLDHMAALGAELTLVRSEGGLTTKKLILDMIEVARGLSQKPHTYWTDQLNNHDSIAGYYSLGEEIWSQTKGEIDAFVHCVGTAATSRGVATVLKRYKPGIKIFVVEPAESSVLLGGQAGSHKIEGVGIGYTPPLWEPTLVDDILPVRTDDAKDMARRIAREEALFAGTSSGANVVAAIQVAKRLGPDAKVVTVMADSGLKYLSTDVYRSR